A single window of Kwoniella dejecticola CBS 10117 chromosome 8, complete sequence DNA harbors:
- a CDS encoding pyruvate carboxylase, giving the protein MNIELSPENDTDKRRSRLDHGRSTHQQIEAWVAHTGYDTSRPGTPSTPSANPHTIHGLRKKQAGHSGPLKKVLVANRGEIAIRVFRTAHELAMSTVAIYSHEDRMNAHRYKSDESYLVGKGLAPVAAYLSQDDIIRVALEHEVDMIHPGYGFLSENAEFAGKVEAAGIAFIGPRPETIDALGDKTKARTLAIKTGVPVVPGTPGPVESYDKAHDFISKYGFPVIIKAAMGGGGRGMRVVRDQESFKENFERAVSEAKSAFGDGTVFIERFLDRPRHIEVQLLADGEGNCVHLFERDCSVQRRHQKVVEVAPAPHLDEDVRQAILSDALKLARGVKYRNAGTAEFLVDQQNRHYFIEINPRIQVEHTITEEITGIDIVAAQIQIAAGVTLEQLGLTQEHIHRRGFAIQCRITTEDPAAGFQPDTGKIEVYRSAGGNGVRLDASSGYAGAQITPHYDSLLVKCSVSGATFEVARRKMLRALVEFRIRGVKTNIPFLIRLLTHQVFESGKTWTTFIDDTPDLFKLVHSQNRAQKLLAYLGDLAVNGSSIKGQMGEPGLLTEAIIPQIKDTADPTKVVDTSVPCQNGWRNIIVKEGPEAFAKAIRGYKGTLIMDTTWRDAHQSLLATRMRTVDMANIAKETSHALQNAYSLECWGGATFDVAMRFLYEDPWDRLRTLRKLVPNIPLQALVRGANAVGYTSYPDNAIYDFSKKAVEAGLDIFRIFDSLNYLDNLKVGIDAAKKAGGVVEATICYSGDVANPKKTKYTLQYYLDLTDALVKEGIHVLGIKDMAGLLKPEAARLLIGSIRKAHPDLPIHVHSHDTAGIAAASMIACAHAGADVVDVAIDDLSGLTSQPAMGAVCSALEQTGLGTGISHENIQALNQYWSQIRKLYQCFEANVRASDSGVFDHEMPGGQYTNLQFQASQLGLGTQWLDIKRKYIEANQLCGDIVKVTPSSKVVGDFAQFMVSNNLSKEDVNEQASTLDFPSSVVEFFQGYLGQPYGGFPEPLRSNIIRGKERIDQRPGLSMKPLEFQKIKEELREKFGLHITDFDVASYYMYPKVFEEYQGFVEKYGDLSVVPTRYFLGKPVIGEEMSISIEKGKTLTIKLLAVGTLNEQKGTRECFFELNGETRAVVIEDTNAAIEHVSREKASADPGSIGSPMSGVVIDVRVKEGQDVKAGDPLCVLSAMKMESVVSSPVSGKVKRVLVKENDSIAQGDLTVEITH; this is encoded by the exons ATGAATATCGAACTGTCTCCTGAAAATGACACCGACAAACGTCGCTCTCGCCTTGATCACGGTCGGTCAACTCATCAACAGATCGAAGCCTGGGTCGCTCACACAGGCTACGACACTTCTCGTCCTGGTACCCCTTCTACTCCTTCCGCCAACCCTCACAC CATCCATGGACTCCGAAAGAAGCAAGCCGGGCATTCTGGTCCGCTCAAGAAAGTCTTAGTCGCCAACAGAGGTGAAATCGCCATCCGAGTATTCAGAACTGCTCATGAATTGGCAATGTCAACAGTGGCCATCTACTCTCATGAAGATCGAATGAATGCGCACAGATACAAATCTGATGAATCTTATTTGGTCGGAAAAGGCTTGGCGCCTGTAGCTGCTTATTTGTCGCAAGACGATATTATCAGAGTGGCTCTGGAGCATGAAGTTGATATGATCCACCCGGG TTACGGTTTCCTCTCTGAGAATGCCGAATTTGCCGGAAAGGTCGAAGCAGCCGGAATCGCTTTCATCGGCCCTCGACCCGAGACTATCGATGCTCTAGGTGACAAGACTAAAGCTAGAACTCTGGCTATCAAAACCGGTGTACCCGTTGTTCCTGGTACTCCCGGTCCCGTAGAATCATACGACAAAGCCCATGACTTCATCTCCAAATATGGCTTCCCGgtcatcatcaaggctgctatgggtggtggtggacgTGGTATGCGTGTAGTCAGGGATCAAGAGTCTTTCAAGGAGAACTTCGAGCGAGCTGTCAGTGaagccaagtcagctttcgGAGATGGAACCGTGTTCATCGAGC GATTCCTCGACCGACCAAGACACATTGAAGTCCAACTGCTCGCTGACGGTGAAGGAAACTGTGTCCATCTGTTCGAAAGAGATTGTTCCGTCCAACGACGACACCAAAAGGTAGTCGAGGTCGCTCCTGCACCCCAtcttgacgaagatgtgCGACAAGCTATTCTCAGTGATGCCCTCAAACTTGCTCGAGGTGTAAAATACCGAAACGCTGGTACAGCCGAATTCTTGGTCGATCAACAGAACAGACATTActtcatcgagatcaacCCTCGTATCCAGGTAGAGCACACCATCACCGAAGAGATCACCggtatcgatatcgtcgCTGCCCAAATCCAGATTGCTGCCGGTGTTACCCTTGAACAACTTGGTCTTACCCAAGAACACATCCACCGAAGAGGATTTGCCATTCAATGTAGAATCACCACCGAAGATCCTGCAGCCGGATTCCAACCTGATACTGGTAAGATCGAAGTATACCGATCGGCTGGTGGTAACGGTGTCCGACTCGACGCTTCATCCGGTTATGCCGGTGCGCAAATCACCCCTCACTACGACTCACTGCTTGTCAAATGCTCAGTCAGCGGTGCTACCTTCGAAGTTgctcgaaggaagatgtTGCGAGCGTTGGTAGAATTCAGAATCAGAGGTGTCAAGACCAACATTCCATTCTTGATCCGATTGCTCACCCACCAAGTCTTCGAGTCCGGAAAGACCTGGACCACATTCATCGACGACACTCCCGATCTCTTCAAGCTCGTCCACTCTCAAAACAGAGCGCAGAAATTGCTTGCTTACCTCGGTGACCTCGCCGTTAACGGTTCTTCGATCAAAGGTCAAATGGGTGAACCAGGTCTTCTCACTGAGGCCATCATCCcgcagatcaaggataccGCCGATCCTACCAAGGTCGTAGATACCTCCGTACCATGTCAAAATGGTTGGAGAAACATCATCGTCAAGGAAGGTCCCGAAGCTTTCGCTAAAGCCATTAGAGGCTACAAAGGTACCCTCATCATGGATACCACGTGGAGAGATGCCCATCAATCCTTGTTGGCCACCAGAATGCGAACGGTCGACATGGCAAACATCGCCAAAGAAACTTCCCACGCCCTTCAGAACGCCTACTCGCTTGAATGCTGGGGTGGAGCTACTTTCGATGTAGCCATGCGATTTTTGTACGAAGACCCATGGGACAGGTTGAGAACCCTCAGAAAGCTTGTGCCCAACATCCCTCTTCAAGCTTTAGTCCGAGGAGCCAACGCTGTCGGGTACACATCTTACCCGGATAACGCAATCTACGATTTCTCCAAGAAAGCCGTGGAAGCAGGACTGGATATCTTCAGAATCTTCGATTCGCTCAATTACCTCGATAACCTCAAGGTAGGTATTGATGCCGCTAAGAAAGCTGGTGGTGTAGTAGAAGCCACCATCTGTTACTCTGGAGATGTCGCCAACcccaagaagaccaagtaCACTCTTCAATACTACCTCGATCTCACCGACGCCCTCGTCAAGGAAGGTATCCACGTCCTGGGTATCAAAGACATGGCTGGTCTGCTCAAACCCGAGGCTGCTCGATTATTGATTGGATCAATCAGAAAGGCGCACCCCGACCTCCCCATCCACGTCCACTCCCACGATACTGCCGGTATCGCCGCCGCTTCGATGATCGCCTGTGCTCATGCGGGTGCTGACGTTGTCGATGTCGCCATCGATGATCTCTCTGGTTTGACCTCTCAACCCGCCATGGGTGCCGTCTGCTCAGCCCTTGAGCAAACCGGTCTCGGTACCGGTATCTCCCACGAGAACATCCAAGCCCTCAACCAATACTGGTCCCAAATCAGAAAACTCTACCAATGCTTCGAAGCCAATGTTAGAGCTTCCGATTCTGGTGTGTTCGACCACGAAATGCCAGGAGGTCAATATACCAACTTGCAATTCCAAGCTTCTCAACTTGGTCTCGGTACTCAATGGTTGGACATCAAGAGGAAATATATCGAAGCCAACCAACTTTGTGGAGACATCGTCAAGGTTACTCCATCCTCTAAAGTCGTTGGAGATTTCGCCCAATTCATGGTATCCAACAACCTCTCCAAAGAGGATGTGAACGAACAAGCATCTACTCTTGATTTCCCATCTTCGGTAGTAGAGTTCTTCCAAGGATACTTGGGTCAACCGTACGGTGGATTCCCAGAACCACTCCgatccaacatcatcagagGTAAAGAGAGGATCGACCAACGACCTGGTCTGTCGATGAAACCACTCGAGTtccagaagatcaaggaagagcTCCGAGAGAAATTTGGTCTGCACATCACCGATTTCGATGTGGCGAGTTACTACATGTACCCCAAGGTGTTCGAGGAGTACCAAGGATTCGTTGAGAAGTATGGTGATCTCAG TGTCGTACCTACACGATACTTCTTGGGTAAACCAGTCATCGGCGAGGAAATGTCCATCTCGATTGAGAAAGGTAAAACGCTCACCATCAAATTATTGGCGGTCGGTACTTTGAACGAACAAAAAGGTACTCGAGAATGTTTCTTCGAACTCAACGGTGAGACCCGAGCGGTGGTGATTGAAGATACCAACGCGGCTATCGAGCATGTCTCGAGAGAAAAGGCATCTGCCGATCCTGGATCTATCGGATCGCCCATGTCGGGTGTGGTGATTGATGTGCGAGTGAAAGAGGGGCAGGATGTCAAAGCTGGAGATCCGCTTTGTGTATTGAGTGCcatgaag ATGGAGTCAGTAGTCTCTTCGCCTGTCTCAGGAAAAGTGAAGAGGGTTTTAGTCAAAGAAAACGATTCGATAGCCCAAGGTGATTTGACTGTTGAGATCACTCATTAG
- a CDS encoding protein CFT1: MHAFHQTLLPSSAIHHSLYLPNFTPSTIYPLPKPISSIDVGNAVASASDIKVVGNLIVAGGENLRVFEIRESVEVNNADVSINGINGIEQDGKEEDEDMEEGEERLGDGFFEDGHSKRDPIKFETRRKLHLVANHELNGTIMGLSGLRTIESSVDGLDRLLVSFEHAKMALLEWSRGSISTVSLHTYERCSQMTSGDLQTYVPMLRTDPLSRLAVLSLPEDSLAVLPVLQEQSELDLIEGYARDVPYSPSFVLSLSDVSPNLKNLQDLLFLSGFHSPTIALLYSPLHTYSGRYQSTKDNYCLEIRTIDLSSGGAYPLLTSVTGLPSDSLYLVPCPSELGGVVLVTSTGVVHIDQSGRVVGTSVNAWWSYATNLKSDHQSEGNKINLEGSRCLFVNPRDMLLVLQNGDVHQVRFEMDGRNVGQIKIDQSSSSVPPPSSVVIAGDKALFVGSAEGDSLLGRINEVRELLVNGDGDEVKEEKKDEMDVDWDEDLYGVMNDSTNDGLMNGHAKEYTGPVKISVSPYDVLEGTGKIMDIEFGIAATDQGTRTYPQLVALSGGSRNSTLNVFRRGIPITKRRRFNELSSAEAVWFLPIDRPSGQKFKDIPETERTTILFSTERNATRVFALTNKATPEQIGRIDGKTISAAPFFQRSCVMHVTPNEVSLLDNNGKLLQSVSPKSDLPPISSASISDPYVAIRRMDGSVSFFVGDTVARTVSEVSLGADSSKAPLCQSIEVFADVTGIYRTFEPSRPVDSIQVNGQSSTNRSDAIKQGQQSKMQLTQQQIKRLQEQEPAISVEEPSRENAMNASKGTQWLSLLTNRGELQIRSLPDLKLVLQTDGLGSSAHTFTDDLVDGLLDTDENEVEDPVKQMVFCPIGKSTVRPHLLALHESGRLNAYEAQPRFTVDSSTQTRRSLAVRFKKVHTQLLPISGGSTKLPYTIIPFAQIEGITGAFITGEKPHWIIGSEAHPLRTYALKQAAMAFGKTTHLGGKGEYFIRIEDGSFICYLPPTLNTDFAIPCDRYDMDRVYTSIAFDPTSAHYVGSASIEVPFQAYDEEGEIQIGPEGENLIPPTNQRSTLELFSQGADPWRVIDGYDFDQNEEVLCLESVTLESQGTEGGFRDFIAVGTGFNFGEDRATRGNTYIFEIVQTVGTGGKAPIPGWKLQLRAKDPARNPVSAISHINGYLLNSNGPKLYVKGFDDDQQLMGLAFLDVQIYVTSIKVFKNLILISDINKSFWFVSLQEDPYKLTTISKDLQPVSPLVTDFLVHEGQMTFISNDREGNMRMLDFDPTDPDSLNGERVLLRTEYHTGAPVTSSKVIARRKTAEEEWAPQTQIIYATADGALTSLVSVKPARFKRLQLVSDQLVRNAQHVAGLNPKAFRTVQNDLLPKPLSKGILDGTLLAHFAVQPVDRQKEMMRQIGTDAVTVASDLAALGGFW, encoded by the exons atgCACGCATTCCACCAGACACTCCTCCCTTCCTCTGCGATCCACCATTCACTGTACCTGCCCAATTTCACACCTTCGACCATCTACCCTTTGCCGAAACCTATCTCAAGCATCGATGTCGGCAATGCGGTagcgtcagcgtcagatATCAAGGTCGTCGGGAATTTGATCGTAGCTGGAGGAGAGAATTTACGGGTTTTTGAAATTCGCGAATCTGTCGAAGTGAATAATGCGGATGTATCGATCAATGGGATCAATGGGATCGAgcaagatgggaaggaggaggacgaagatatggaagagggtgaagagAGGCTAGGAGATGGGTTCTTTGAGGATGGTCATTCCAAA AGAGATCCGATCAAATTCGAGACACGGCGTAAATTGCATTTGGTAGCCAATCACGAGTTGAATGGGACTATAATGGGCCTTTCGGGGTTGCGGACTATAGAAAGTAGTGTGGATGGATTGGATAGGTTATTGGTTTCTTTCGAACATGCTAAG ATGGCATTGCTAGAATGGTCGAGAGGCTCAATATCGACAGTCTCCCTGCACACCTACGAGAGATGCTCGCAAATGACCTCGGGCGACTTGCAGACTTACGTGCCCATGCTCCGAACGGATCCCTTGTCCAGATTAGCGGTCCTCAGTCTGCCTGAGGATAGCTTGGCAGTTCTGCCTGTGTTGCAGGAGCAGTCAGAGCTCGACCTGATAGAAGGCTATGCTCG AGACGTCCCTTACTCCCCTTCATTCGTCTTATCCCTTTCAGACGTCTCGCCCAACCTGAAGAATCTCCAAgacctccttttcctctcgGGATTTCACTCGCCCACGATCGCTTTACTCTACTCGCCGCTACATACCTATTCAGGCCGATATCAATCTACCAAAGACAACTATTGTCTAGAAATCCGGACTATAGACTTGTCTTCCGGTGGCGCATACCCGCTTCTCACATCAGTCACTGGCCTACCATCGGACAGTCTTTACTTGGTACCTTGCCCCTCGGAACTGGGTGGTGTCGTTCTAGTCACATCTACGGGAGTCGTCCATATAGATCAATCGGGTAGAGTGGTCGGCACAAGTGTGAATGCCTGGTGGAGCTATGCGACTAATCTGAAGAGCGACCATCAGTCGGAAGGCAATAAGATCAATTTGGAAGGATCGAGATGTCTTTTCGTCAATCCAAGGGATATGTTATTGGTGCTTCAGAATGGTGATGTGCATCAAGTTAGATTCGAGATGGACGGTAGAAATGTTGGACAAATCAAGATTGATcagtcgtcttcttcggtacCTCCCCCTTCAAGTGTGGTCATTGCAGGAGACAAGGCGCTGTTTGTAGGTAGCGCAGAAGGAGACTCGCTTCTCGGTAGAATAAATGAAGTGAGGGAGTTATTGGTGAATGGGGACGGggatgaagtgaaggaggagaaaaaggatgaAATGGATGTCGATTGGGACGAAG ATTTGTATGGAGTTATGAATGACTCGACCAATGATGGGCTGATGAACGGACATGCGAAAGAGTACACTGGGCCCGTCAAAATATCGGTGTCGCCATATGATGTGCTGGAAGGCACAGGCAAGATAATGGATATAGAGTTTGGTATAGCAGCTACGGATCAAGGG ACGAGAACTTACCCACAGCTTGTAGCTCTAAGTGGAGGAAGTAGGAATTCGACATTGAATGTGTtcaga CGCGGGATACCGATTACGAAACGACGTCGGTTCAATGAATTATCTTCTGCAGAAGCGGTCTGGTTCCTCCCCATAGATCGACCATCCGGCCAGAAGTTCAAAGATATACCTGAAACCGAACGCACGACTATTCTGTTTAGTACGGAAAGGAATGCTACCAGA GTATTTGCATTGACCAACAAGGCAACACCAGAACAAATTGGGCGTATAGACGGCAAGACCATCAGTGCGGCACCTTTCTTCCAGCGTAGCTGCGTCATGCATGTCACGCCTAATGAAGTGTCTCTGCTGGACAATA ACGGGAAGCTTTTACAGTCGGTGTCACCCAAGTCGGATCTACCACCAATATCCAGCGCTAGTATATCCGACCCGTATGTCGCCATACGGAGGATGGACGGCAGTGTTTCCTTCTTTGTTGGTGATACTGTCGCTCGGACAGTATCGGAAGTGTCCCTAGGTGCAGACTCATCT AAGGCGCCGCTCTGTCAGTCAATCGAGGTCTTCGCAGATGTCACAGGTATCTATCGAACCTTCGAGCCGTCTCGTCCAGTCGATTCGATCCAGGTGAACGGACAGTCTTCAACCAACCGATCAGATGCTATCAAACAAGGTCAACAATCAAAAATGCAATTGACCCAACAGCAAATTAAGCGACTGCAAGAACAAGAACCTGCCATCTCAGTTGAAGAGCCAAGTAGGGAGAATGCCATGAACGCTTCTAAGGGAACTCAATGGCTATCACTACTCACCAACAGAGGGGAATTGCAAATACGCTCATTACCCGATCTCAAGCTCGTCCTTCAGACTGATGGACTCGGCTCCTCTGCCCATACATTCACGGACGATCTGGTCGACGGATTACTAGACACCGACGAaaacgaggtggaagatccGGTCAAGCAAATGGTATTCTGTCCTATTGGCAAGTCCACTGTCAGACCCCATCTACTGGCCTTACATGAATCAGGTAGATTGAACGCGTATGAAGCGCAACCACGATTCACGGTGGATTCCTCGACTCAGACTAGACGATCTTTGGCCGTCAGGTTCAAGAAAGTGCATACCCAGCTATTACCGATATCGGGGGGATCAACCAAATTGCCTTACACCATCATACCGTTCGCTCAGATCGAGGGAATAACGGGAGCGTTCATCACTGGGGAGAAACCGCATTGGATAATAGGCAGCGAAGCTCATCCTCTCAGGACGTACGCTCTGAAGCAAGCTGCTATGGCTTTCGGTAAGACCACGCATCTaggtggaaaaggagaataTTTCATCAGGATCGAGGAC GGATCCTTCATATGTTATCTCCCGCCAACGCTGAATACGGACTTTGCGATACCGTGTGATCGGTACGATATGGATCGGGTGTATACTTCGATAGCGTTCGATCCTACGTCTGCGCATTACGTAGGATCAGCAAGTATCGAAGTACCTTTCCAAGcgtatgatgaagaaggtgaaatCCAAATCGGTCCGGAAG GTGAAAACTTGATTCCGCCTACGAACCAACGATCGACCCTTGAGCTTTTCTCACAAGGTGCAGATCCCTGGCGAGTGATTGATGGGTACGACTTCGACCAGAATGAGGAAGTCCTTTGTTTGGAGAGTGTCACGCTTGAGTCTCAAGGGACCGAAGGTGGTTTTAGGGATTTCATAGCTGTTGGAACGGGTTTCAATTTTGGTGAAGATAGAGCTACAAGAGGCAAT ACGTACATCTTCGAGATTGTCCAAACTGTCGGCACGGGCGGTAAAGCCCCTATACCGGGCTGGAAATTGCAATTGCGTGCGAAAGATCCAGCTAGAAATCCTGTTTCGGCTATCAGCCATATCAATGGGTATCTCCTGAATTCGAATGGGCCAAAA CTCTATGTGAAGggctttgacgatgatcaacaGCTCATGGGTCTCGCATTCCTCGATGTACAAATTTATGTGACGAGTATCAAGGTATTCAAgaatctgattctgatcAGTGATATCAACAAGAGTTTCTGGTTTGTGTCtttacaa GAGGATCCGTATAAACTCACCACGATCAGCAAAGATCTGCAACCCGTTTCTCCCCTTGTTACCGATTTCTTGGTCCATGAAGGTCAGATGACATTCATCTCGAATGATAGGGAAGGGAATATGCGAATGCTGGATTTCGATCCTACAG ATCCCGATTCACTGAACGGAGAAAGAGTATTGCTCAGAACGGAATATCATACTGGAGCACCAGTGACTTCGTCAAAGGTAATTGCTAGGAGAAAGACagccgaggaagaatgggcaCCTCAGACACAGATCATATATG CTACTGCAGATGGAGCTTTGACTTCGCTCGTATCTGTCAAACCAGCCCGTTTCAAGCGATTACAGTTAGTCTCCGACCAACTAGTGAGGAATGCTCAGCATGTTGCAGGTTTGAACCCAAAGGcattcag AACGGTCCAGAACGATCTTTTACCTAAGCCCCTGTCGAAAGGTATACTGGATGGAACGCTACTTGCTCATTTTGCTGTACAGCCCGTGGACaggcagaaggagatgatgaggcagATTGGGACGGACGCAGTCACGGTCGCTAGTGATTTAGCTGCTTTGGGAGGGTTCTGGTGA
- a CDS encoding cell differentiation protein rcd1, with the protein MYAPHAPPHFQSHLQHRPPTNPPTPDTDAPPSWSSGHPPPGVGVGVGVNLGLSQPSSSGPGGFLSLPPSNGGPGFLFAGGGAGDGRRSNQYPFSATSGGNSPLDGPGPGPGQGQGLGSSNNNGGIPNRNAHTHTPQLSLSNATNPNGTSTTPIPLPGTTSSSGVGGGGGGGGPLLPQNLAQHLNNPPAPTHAQNSSSAQSQNQNQNQGSGTNNVSGKVLLMPNGAPPPAGSDEEKIYILITELLEPETREGALLELSKKRELYEDLALVLWGGYGIMSSLLLEIVAVYPALSPPSLTAHASNRVCNALALLQCVASHSDTRALFLNAHIPLFLYPFLNTTSKTRPFEYLRLTSLGVIGALVKQNENSDVINFLLSTEIIPLCLRIMETGSELSKTVAIFIVQKILADDLGLQYICQTYERFYAVGAVLSNMVDALVESQAVRLLKHVVRCYLRMSDNPRAREALRACLPKALQDNTFTPLLKGDMVTKRCLTTLLMNLNDRTEG; encoded by the exons ATGTACGCCCCTCACGCCCCGCCGCACTTCCAAtcccatctccaacatcgACCGCCCACCAACCCGCCTACGCCCGATACAGATGCTCCGCCTTCATGGTCCTCCGGCCACCCTCCTCCaggcgtcggcgtcggcgttGGTGTCAATCTCGGCTTATCCCAACCCTCGTCCTCCGGTCCCGGCGGATTCCTGTCGTTGCCCCCATCTAACGGGGGTCCAGGATTCCTGTTTGCCGGCGGAGGAGCAGGGGATGGTAGACGATCGAATCAATATCCATTCTCAGCTACCAGCGGAGGGAATTCACCATTAGACGGTCCCGGGCCAGGACcagggcaagggcaagggctGGGAAGTAGTAATAACAATGGTGGAATACCTAATCGGAACGCTCATACACATACACCCCAATTATCTCTGAGTAACGCTACGAACCCGAACGGAACTTCTACCACTCCAATACCATTACCTGGaaccacctcaagctcaggaGTGGGGGGAGgtggagggggagggggacCATTATTACCTCAGAACCTGGCTCAACATCTGAATAACCCACCTGCACCTACACATGCGCAAAACTCGTCATCTGCCCAAAGTCAgaaccaaaatcaaaatcagggAAGCGGGACGAACAATGTTTCGGGGAAAGTACTGTTGATGCCGAACGGGGCGCCGCCGCCTGCGGGAAgcgacgaggagaagatctATATACTGATAACGGAGTTGCTGGAGCCGGAGACGCGCGAAGGAGCCTTGTTAGAGTtaagcaagaagagagagcTGTATGAGGACCTGGCATTGGTCCTTTGGGGAGGTTATG GCATAATGTCTTCGTTACTGCTGGAAATCGTAGCGGTCTATCCGGCATTGTCGCCCCCGTCTTTAACGGCCCATGCTTCGAATCGAGTCTGCAATGCTTTGGCGCTTCTGCAATGCGTAGCAAGTCATTCGGATACGAGAGCTTTGTTCTTAAACG CTCACATCCCACTCTTCCTGTATCCGTTCCTCAACACGACAAGCAAGACAAGACCGTTCGAATATCTGAGATTGACGTCTCTGGGTGTCATCGGAGCTTTGGTCAAG CAAAACGAAAACTCAGACGTGATCAACTTCCTCCTATCTACCGAAATCATCCCCCTGTGCTTGCGAATCATGGAGACCGGCTCCGAGCTATCGAAGACAGTCGCCATATTCATCGTGCAGAAGATCCTGGCGGATGATCTGGGCTTGCAATACATTTGCCAAACATACGAGAGGTTCTATGCCGTCGGAGCAGTGCTGAGCAATATGGTGGACGCCTTAGTGGAGAGTCAGGCGGTCAGGCTGTTGAAGCATGTTGTAAGGTGTTATTTGAGGATGAGCGACAATCCCAG GGCAAGAGAAGCTCTACGAGCATGTCTACCGAAAGCGCTCCAAGATAATACGTTCACGCCCTTGCTCAAGGGAGATATGGTCACTAAGCGATGTTTGACGACGCTGTTGATGAACCTCAACGACAGAACGGAGGGTTAG